From Daucus carota subsp. sativus chromosome 6, DH1 v3.0, whole genome shotgun sequence, the proteins below share one genomic window:
- the LOC108227293 gene encoding NDR1/HIN1-like protein 26: MSLIHVKSPEHCAKKGLSIDKRYKKLFYAFFTFLFSILSIGFIIYFLLHPSKPEFSLKEADIYQLNLFTNPQLVNSSIQLTLLSKNPNQKVGIYYDELLVHASYKGQQITVSTSLPPFYQNHEGSNLLTASLTGNGVPVASSFRYEVIRDTTVGKMVMNLKVNGRLRWKVGTWVSRKYRFNVNCAAIMPFGPSIPSGPLSSKQGTQCTTTV; this comes from the coding sequence ATGTCTCTAATCCATGTAAAATCTCCAGAACATTGTGCCAAAAAAGGTTTAAGCATTGACAAGCGCTACAAGAAACTATTCTACGCGTTCTTTACGTTTCTGTTTTCAATTTTATCAATCGGattcattatatattttcttttacatcCCTCCAAGCCAGAATTTTCCCTCAAAGAAGCTGATATCTACCAACTTAACCTCTTCACAAACCCGCAACTTGTCAACTCCTCTATTCAGCTTACCCTACTCTCTAAGAATCCTAACCAGAAAGTTGGCATTTACTATGACGAACTACTAGTTCATGCATCTTACAAGGGCCAACAGATCACTGTTTCTACTTCACTTCCTCCATTCTACCAAAACCATGAAGGTAGTAACCTCCTCACAGCTTCTTTGACAGGAAATGGAGTGCCTGTGGCTTCCTCTTTTCGCTATGAAGTAATACGTGATACAACTGTCGGAAAGATGGTCATGAATCTTAAAGTTAATGGCAGACTGAGGTGGAAGGTGGGTACTTGGGTTTCAAGAAAGTACAGATTTAATGTAAATTGTGCTGCTATTATGCCTTTTGGACCTTCCATACCATCCGGTCCTCTCAGCTCCAAGCAAGGGACTCAGTGTACCACTACAGTTTGA
- the LOC108226914 gene encoding peroxidase 5-like, with protein sequence MSSRMLYSSLYVIMVLVSCRYVEIKAQQLQVGFYMQSCRMAEFIVWTEVQNAFKTDKGVAAGLVRMHFHDCFVRGCDASVLIDSTSANSAEKDSPANSPSLRGFEVIDRAKTMVEASCGGVVSCADILAFAARDSILMTGGPGYDVPAGRRDGRISKALEASVGLPPPNSNVSQLTQMFASKGLTQEEMVTLSGAHTIGRSHCTSFSNRLYSYNTTTMQDPSLDMAYATQLKQQCPQGSTDVNLVVQMNPSSPNTTDVGYYSDVLANRGLHTSDQTLLTNATTANQVNQNAANPQLWKNKFTAAMVKMGQIGVLTGTAGEIRANCRVIN encoded by the exons ATGAGTTCAAGAATGCTATATTCTTCTTTATATGTTATTATGGTTTTGGTTTCGTGTAGATATGTTGAGATAAAAGCTCAACAACTTCAAGTAGGTTTCTATATGCAATCATGCAGAATGGCTGAGTTCATTGTATGGACTGAAGTCCAAAATGCGTTCAAGACGGACAAAGGAGTTGCTGCTGGTTTAGTCAGAATGCATTTTCATGATTGCTTTGTTAGG GGCTGTGATGCTTCAGTCCTCATAGATTCTACCTCTGCAAACTCAGCAGAGAAGGATTCCCCTGCTAATAGTCCCAGTCTTAGAGGATTCGAAGTCATTGACAGAGCAAAGACCATGGTTGAAGCATCATGTGGAGGGGTGGTCTCATGTGCAGATATACTTGCATTTGCAGCTAGGGATAGTATCTTGATG ACTGGAGGACCTGGCTATGACGTCCCAGCAGGGAGAAGAGATGGCAGAATTTCAAAAGCTTTAGAGGCATCAGTTGGCCTACCACCCCCTAATAGTAACGTCAGCCAACTCACTCAAATGTTTGCAAGCAAAGGACTTACACAAGAAGAAATGGTTACATTATCTG GTGCACACACCATTGGACGCTCTCATTGCACTTCTTTTAGTAACAGACTATACAGTTACAACACGACGACTATGCAGGATCCTAGCTTAGACATGGCATATGCAACCCAGCTAAAGCAGCAATGTCCACAGGGCAGTACAGATGTTAATTTGGTGGTACAAATGAACCCATCCAGCCCGAACACAACGGATGTAGGTTACTACTCAGATGTCCTTGCTAACCGAGGATTACACACCTCAGACCAAACACTACTGACAAATGCAACTACAGCAAACCAAGTTAACCAAAATGCAGCGAACCCCCAGCTTTGGAAGAACAAGTTTACTGCTGCTATGGTAAAAATGGGTCAAATTGGTGTACTCACAGGTACTGCTGGCGAGATCAGAGCAAATTGTAGGGTCATTAACTAA
- the LOC108226290 gene encoding uncharacterized protein LOC108226290 yields the protein MEDGPSRSRKNTDLKTTDTRIILSPVIQSQRTLEPRCLFEDDEDDLQMVDVLPAHSEPVGTYRKRAAKMMVTTPQGKRVLTSDARLHLEKIKAQKKAQQQLIPLTIEEEVRSLDNRRRLLEAKLRQKQEIDRLEAALGIRKEIEPSMEYQTEDHDPSWRPSANSKQSYREDSEGSYSSRRHKRRSTHENREDEDSETSDAKSQKSSDMDRFREEFALMKEQLKSQPGGFDFPSGNPLSIDIENAKIDRNIKIPSIELFDGSTDPSDFLNMFDGRMSFCGHSEVARCRFFGTCLKGTALTWYNNLPPRSIDSWIAMKNKFRARFSINKRGGKITASLMTVRQRSSEPIRDFLDRFRTEMANIPNLVEELAVNYLAAGIDKTRHGQLLEEFFEKSPRTIEAAMDIFERRITLQEAVGSIQITSPRSKRWDKNSSPKGQWSRGLGQEKGKTETNKQTDIQKGSAVQEPHQSNRPWPPRPPREERQFSKLNMDIATILAIMKADPNYKPPRPMNPNRPPSSKYCDYHEDTGHLTEKCFQLKHAIENKIQSGEFSHFVQREDPTSEGNKSSDRLIDVISGGYIPKGLPDQNNMVFQVETKRQRKGPSLVISFSDNDYTDGIERSHHDALVITVKMGTNTVKKVLIDNGSSVDVLFHGAFSRMDVGDRKLGDARHSPLYGFTGNEVKVLGIIDLPVLFGSPPQQVWHIVKFHVVSASCSYNAILGRTTLSALKAITLIPHLKMKFPTEFGVGEVKGDQKVSKQCYDNNITPRYRTTKNASETVNQIRDEPMEEEVKIEEKEAVDIPRESVCQPIGPTEQFELDPSNPGKRITIGSGLDPSVKEELITLIREYADIFAWSPKDMPGIPEAIALHKLNISPTYKPVRQKKRIFSPEKQLAIDAELDRLLEAGFIKEVQFPTWIANTVLVKKSNGKWRMCIDYSDLNRACPKDFYPLPNIDQLIDATSGHELLSFMDAFSGYNQIKMAPEDQNSTAFITHRGIFAYKVVPFGLLNAGATFQRTMDTIFAPQVGRNMQIYVDDMIVKSLKTNEHSKDLRETFTRIREHSMRLNPTKCSFGLAGGKFLGFLLTQRGIEADPAQISAIKEMPAPKTIKELQTLTGCVAALRRFIPQSSKRALPLYEAIKLAAKSNKFSWNKDCEESFNNIKEFLQSPPILTKALPCEPLKLYLSATDSTVAAVLIKEVGSEQKAVYYISHMLKDAETRYTQIEKLIFALIIASRKLRQYFQGRQISVMTNQPLRRILHKPDMSGRLASWTIELSQFNLEYLPRNTVKSQALSDFMAECNFAANQLNPQAQAFNDKTWILFTDGSSTSSTSGAGVILTSPEGFRVQQAIRFKFSTTNNESEYEALIAGLKLAQHLEVKIIEYFSDSQLVVNQILGQYKAANERMKAYLQKTNDLLKTFISWTIKSIDRSSNQWADALSKLITTSDERITDPIYFRELEQTSITEVEIFCIEQEEDDWRRPIMQFIKGQLICENKNEEHKIAFKARNYCINNDQLYRRALAEPLLKCIGPKEAEVAMTEIHSGICGEHTAGKNMALKLIRHGVFWPTMRKDCEEFSKKCGPCQLYGPMNHRPAVQFTPVQAPCPFFMWGMDLVGPLPKCTGQKQFIIVAIDYSTKWVEAKALARIRETEVVQFFMEYIVFRFGVPRIVVTDNGSQFTGKVFEETLEQLKVNHLKASVAYPQANGQVEITNKAILQGIKKRLLDTRTNWVDELPNVLWSHRTTPRGPTGETPFRMAYGTEAVLPVEISMGSPRIENFSIETSEEGLRLNNDLIEEVRDQAQIRNTQYQQKVASYYNSKVKIRHFQVNDWVLRESSVSMPTKQNKMTSPWEGPYKVSQVVRPGTYRLAYPDGSTVPNTWNAIHLKRYYQ from the coding sequence ATGGAGGATGGGCCTAGCAGGTCAAGGAAAAACACAGATCTAAAAACTACGGATACTCGCATAATTCTCTCACCGGTAATTCAATCGCAGCGAACTCTGGAACCGCGATGTCTATTCGAGGACGATGAGGATGATTTGCAGATGGTGGATGTGCTACCAGCGCACTCCGAGCCGGTTGGAACTTACCGAAAGCGAGCCGCGAAGATGATGGTAACAACGCCTCAAGGGAAACGGGTTCTCACTAGCGATGCAAGGCTTCATCTGGAAAAAATCAAAGCTCAGAAAAAGGCTCAACAGCAGCTGATCCCTCTCACTATAGAAGAAGAGGTCAGAAGCTTGGACAATAGGAGGAGGCTCCTCGAGGCGAAGTTAAGGCAAAAGCAAGAAATAGACCGATTGGAGGCAGCGCTGGGAATTCGCAAAGAAATAGAGCCCTCAATGGAATACCAGACCGAGGACCACGATCCTTCATGGAGACCCTCTGCCAACAGCAAGCAATCTTATCGGGAAGACTCTGAGGGGTCTTACAGCTCCAGACGACACAAACGAAGGTCAACTCATGAAAACAGAGAGGATGAAGACTCAGAGACCTCTGACGCAAAGAGCCAAAAGAGCTCAGACATGGACAGGTTCCGAGAAGAATTCGCACTAATGAAGGAACAACTAAAATCTCAACCAGGAGGGTTTGACTTTCCATCAGGAAATCCCTTATCAATCGACATCGAGAATGCCAAAATTGACAGGAATATTAAAATCCCATCTATAGAACTGTTCGATGGATCCACGGACCCATCGGACTTTCTTAACATGTTTGACGGGCGAATGTCCTTCTGCGGACACTCCGAGGTGGCAAGGTGCCGGTTCTTCGGCACATGTCTTAAAGGGACAGCTCTCACATGGTACAACAATCTGCCCCCACGGTCCATCGATTCATGGATCGCTATGAAAAACAAGTTCAGAGCTAGGTTCTCTATCAACAAAAGAGGGGGAAAGATCACCGCCTCATTAATGACTGTAAGGCAACGATCCTCAGAACCGATACGTGATTTCTTGGACCGATTTAGAACCGAAATGGCAAACATCCCTAACTTAGTTGAAGAACTAGCGGTCAATTATCTGGCAGCGGGAATTGACAAAACAAGGCATGGGCAGTTATTGGAAGAGTTCTTTGAAAAAAGCCCTCGAACCATAGAGGCAGCAATGGACATTTTTGAGCGCAGGATAACACTTCAGGAAGCAGTAGGTAGCATACAAATCACGTCACCGCGGTCCAAGCGATGGGATAAGAATTCTTCCCCAAAGGGGCAATGGTCCAGGGGATTAGGACAAGAAAAGGGGAAAACTGAAACAAACAAGCAGACCGATATCCAAAAAGGGTCCGCGGTCCAAGAGCCTCACCAGTCTAACAGGCCCTGGCCCCCTCGCCCTCCACGAGAAGAAAGACAGTTCTCCAAACTAAACATGGATATTGCTACAATCCTAGCAATCATGAAGGCAGATCCTAACTACAAACCGCCTAGACCAATGAATCCAAACAGACCCCCTAGCTCGAAGTATTGCGATTATCACGAGGACACAGGCCATCTAACAGAAAAGTGCTTTCAACTCAAACACgcaatagaaaataaaattcagaGTGGAGAATTTTCTCACTTCGTCCAAAGGGAGGACCCAACCAGTGAAGGCAACAAGAGCTCAGACAGATTGATTGATGTCATTTCAGGAGGATACATTCCTAAGGGCCTCCCAGACCAGAACAATATGGTCTTCCAGGTAGAAACAAAAAGACAAAGGAAGGGTCCATCACTTGTCATATCCTTTTCAGACAACGACTACACAGATGGTATAGAGCGGTCTCATCATGACGCCTTAGTAATTACGGTCAAGATGGGAACCAACACAGTCAAAAAAGTCTTAATCGATAATGGAAGTTCTGTAGACGTTTTGTTTCATGGGGCATTTTCAAGAATGGATGTTGGAGACCGAAAACTGGGTGATGCAAGACATTCCCCCTTATATGGATTCACAGGCAATGAGGTAAAAGTCCTGGGTATCATCGATCTACCGGTCCTTTTCGGATCCCCCCCGCAGCAAGTATGGCACATCGTCAAATTTCATGTTGTTAGTGCTTCATGTAGCTACAATGCAATTCTAGGCAGAACCACACTGTCAGCTCTAAAAGCAATAACTTTAATACCTCACCTAAAGATGAAATTCCCAACCGAGTTTGGGGTGGGAGAAGTCAAAGGAGACCAAAAGGTCTCGAAGCAATGTTATGACAACAATATAACACCTAGATACAGGACAACAAAAAATGCCAGTGAAACAGTGAACCAAATACGAGATGAGCCAATGGAGGAAGAAGTCAAGATAGAAGAGAAAGAAGCAGTGGACATTCCTCGTGAATCGGTCTGTCAACCAATCGGTCCAACAGAACAATTTGAGCTAGACCCATCAAACCCAGGGAAACGCATCACCATTGGCTCAGGATTGGACCCCTCGGTTAAGGAAGAACTAATAACTCTCATCAGGGAATACGCGGATATCTTTGCTTGGTCACCAAAAGACATGCCCggtatcccagaggcaatagcCCTCCACAAACTCAACATCAGCCCCACATACAAACCAGTCcggcaaaagaaaagaatattttcccCCGAAAAACAGTTGGCCATAGATGCCGAACTAGACAGACTCCTAGAAGCAGGATTCATTAAGGAGGTCCAATTTCCCACTTGGATCGCCAACACCGTTTTAGTCAAAAAGAGTAACGGCAAATGGCGAATGTGCATCGATTATTCTGATCTTAATCGAGCTTGCCCAAAGGACTTCTATCCTCTGCCCAATATAGACCAGTTGATCGACGCCACTTCGGGTCATGAACTGTTATCCTTCATGGACGCTTTTTCAGGGTATAATCAGATCAAAATGGCCCCAGAGGACCAAAACAGTACAGCCTTCATCACCCACAGGGGAATTTTTGCATATAAAGTGGTCCCATTCGGTCTCCTGAATGCAGGAGCTACATTTCAACGAACCATGGATACAATCTTCGCTCCGCAAGTGGGAAGAAACATGCAGATATATGTAGACGATATGATAGTTAAATCCTTGAAAACAAATGAACATTCGAAAGATCTAAGAGAGACATTCACTCGCATAAGAGAACACTCAATGAGACTCAATCCCACTAAGTGTTCCTTCGGTCTAGCAGGAGGAAAATTCTTGGGATTCCTCTTAACCCAAAGAGGGATAGAGGCAGACCCAGCTCAAATCTCAGCTATCAAAGAAATGCCAGCaccaaaaacaatcaaggaacTCCAAACACTCACGGGTTGCGTGGCGGCCTTAAGACGGTTCATACCACAATCCTCAAAAAGAGCTCTACCACTCTATGAGGCAATAAAATTGGCAGCCAAATCAAACAAATTCTCATGGAACAAGGATTGCGAGGAAAGCTTTAACAACATTAAAGAATTCTTGCAAAGTCCTCCGATCTTAACAAAAGCACTACCCTGCGAACCATTAAAGCTATACCTATCAGCAACAGATTCAACGGTTGCAGCGGTCTTAATTAAGGAGGTTGGAAGCGAGCAAAAAGCGGTCTATTACATCAGCCATATGCTCAAGGATGCTGAGACTCGATACACTCAGATCGAGAAACTTATCTTTGCTCTGATCATAGCAAGCCGTAAGCTAAGGCAATACTTTCAAGGACGACAAATCTCGGTAATGACTAACCAACCACTAAGGAGGATTCTTCATAAACCGGACATGTCAGGACGGTTGGCCTCTTGGACCATTGAACTGAGTCAGTTCAATTTAGAATACTTGCCACGGAACACGGTCAAGTCACAAGCCCTTTCGGACTTTATGGCAGAATGCAACTTTGCAGCTAATCAGCTCAATCCACAGGCTCAAGCTTTCAATGACAAAACTTGGATTCTATTCACAGATGGATCATCCACATCCTCCACAAGTGGGGCAGGAGTCATTCTTACAAGCCCCGAGGGGTTCAGGGTCCAACAGGCCATTCGCTTCAAGTTTTCAACAACAAACAATGAATCTGAATATGAGGCACTAATCGCTGGCCTCAAGCTCGCACAACATCTGGAAGTCAAGATCATCGAATATTTCAGCGACTCCCAGTTGGTAGTTAACCAGATATTAGGCCAGTACAAAGCTGCCAACGAAAGAATGAAGGCCTATCTCCAGAAAACCAACGATCTCCTAAAAACATTTATCTCATGGACCATTAAGAGCATCGACCGCTCATCGAACCAATGGGCCGATGCCCTGTCTAAACTTATCACAACATCCGACGAAAGAATCACAGACCCGATCTATTTCAGGGAATTGGAACAGACCTCCATAACAGAGGTAGAAATTTTTTGCATAGAACAAGAAGAGGACGACTGGCGCCGTCCCATTATGCAGTTCATCAAAGGACAGCTTATTTGTGAAAACAAAAACGAAGAGCATAAAATAGCCTTCAAGGCGAGGAATTACTGTATCAACAATGATCAATTGTACCGAAGGGCCCTGGCAGAACCGCTTCTAAAGTGCATCGGACCAAAAGAGGCTGAAGTCGCCATGACAGAAATACATTCAGGCATTTGCGGAGAACACACAGCTGGGAAGAATATGGCCTTAAAACTGATAAGACATGGAGTCTTCTGGCCAACTATGAGAAAAGACTGCGAAGAATTCTCCAAAAAGTGCGGACCGTGCCAGCTGTATGGACCAATGAACCATAGGCCCGCGGTCCAATTCACCCCGGTCCAGGCACCATGCCCATTCTTCATGTGGGGAATGGACCTAGTAGGCCCATTACCCAAATGCACAGGACAGAAGCAATTTATAATCGTGGCCATAGACTATAGCACAAAGTGGGTGGAAGCAAAAGCTTTAGCACGAATCAGAGAAACAGAAGTGGTGCAGTTTTTTATGGAGTACATTGTTTTCAGATTTGGAGTCCCAAGAATAGTGGTCACAGACAATGGATCTCAGTTCACAGGGAAAGTGTTCGAAGAGACGTTGGAACAGCTCAAGGTAAACCATCTCAAAGCATCTGTCGCTTACCCACAGGCCAATGGACAGGTGGAGATCACAAACAAGGCCATTTTACAAGGGATCAAGAAACGGCTCCTGGACACAAGGACAAATTGGGTCGATGAATTGCCCAATGTCCTTTGGAGCCACAGGACCACTCCAAGGGGTCCAACTGGCGAAACGCCCTTTAGAATGGCCTACGGCACGGAGGCGGTCCTCCCAGTTGAGATAAGTATGGGATCTCCAAGAATTGAAAACTTCTCAATCGAAACATCTGAGGAAGGACTAAGACTGAACAATGATCTCATTGAGGAGGTCAGAGACCAAGCACAAATTCGAAACACTCAGTACCAGCAAAAAGTGGCCAGCTACTACAACTCTAAAGTCAAGATAAGGCACTTCCAGGTCAATGACTGGGTCCTGAGGGAATCATCTGTGTCAATGCCAACCAAACAGAACAAAATGACCAGTCCTTGGGAGGGACCTTACAAAGTATCTCAAGTAGTCCGTCCAGGGACCTATCGCCTCGCCTATCCAGACGGTTCAACGGTCCCCAACACTTGGAACGCCATCCATCTCAAGCGCTACTATCAGTAA
- the LOC108226858 gene encoding nascent polypeptide-associated complex subunit alpha-like protein 2, whose product MPGQVIEENEIIEKLVEDVPLVEDVKEDDHHDSDSDSESDDKEDATQGGSESSKQSRSEKKSRKAMLKLGMKPVTGVSRVTIKRTKNILFFISKPDVFKSPNSETYIIFGEAKIEDLSSQLQTQAAQQFKMPDMGSVTTKSDPPALSQIDEEEEEEEIDETDVNARDIELVMTQAGVSRNKAVKALKTNDGDIVSAIMELTT is encoded by the exons ATGCCAGGTCAAGTCATCGAAGAGAACGAGATCATAGAGAAGCTTGTG GAAGATGTACCATTAGTGGAAGACGTGAAGGAGGATGATCATCACGACTCTGACTCTGACTCCGAATCCGACGACAAGGAAGATGCCACTCAAG GTGGAAGTGAAAGCTCAAAAcagagcagaagtgagaagaaGAGTCGCAAAGCAATGTTAAAGCTTGGTATGAAACCTGTGACTGGTGTTAGCAGGGTCACTATTAAGAGAACAAAAAAT ATATTGTTTTTCATCTCAAAGCCTGATGTCTTCAAAAGCCCAAATTCTGAGACTTATATCATATTTGGAGAAGCCAAGATAGAAGATTTAAGCTCTCAGTTGCAAACACAGGCTGCCCAACAGTTTAAGATGCCAGACATGGGATCTGTTACGACAAAGTCAGACCCACCTGCTCTAAGTCAAATTGAtgaggaagaggaagaagaagagatTGATGAAACTGATGTGAATGCCCGTGATATTGAACTGGTAATGACACAAGCAGGAGTGTCAAGAAACAAGGCTGTTAAGGCTCTCAAGACTAATGATGGTGACATTGTCAGTGCCATTATGGAACTCACTACTTAA
- the LOC108203634 gene encoding protein DOWNY MILDEW RESISTANCE 6, with protein MEAKVISSGQTYTTLPPSFIRPASDRPDLSQVSDCENVPLIDLAAPDKHLIIRQIGDACQQYGFFQVINHGVAAETMERMQRVAKEFFELPVEEKMKLYSDDPTKTMRLSTSFNVKKETINNWRDYLRLHCYPLDRYSEEWPSNPPSFKEIVSRYCTEVRELGLRLEEAISESLGLGKECVKEILGEQGQHMAINFYPECPEPDLTYGLPGHTDPNALTILLQDLHVSGLQVLKDGHWLAVKPHPNAFVINIGDQLQALSNGKYKSVFHRAVVNSNKARLSIASFLCPHDCAMISAPKKLIEEGSPAMYKDFTYAEYYKKFWSRNLDNKYCLENFKN; from the exons ATGGAGGCCAAAGTCATCTCCAGTGGACAAACTTACACCACCCTTCCACCCAGTTTCATTCGTCCAGCGTCTGATCGGCCTGATCTCTCTCAGGTCTCGGATTGCGAAAACGTTCCCTTAATTGACCTCGCAGCCCCAGATAAACACCTGATCATTCGACAAATAGGCGATGCTTGCCAGCAGTACGGCTTCTTTCAG GTGATAAATCATGGAGTGGCAGCTGAGACCATGGAGAGAATGCAGCGAGTTGCTAAGGAGTTCTTTGAATTACCGGTGGAGGAGAAAATGAAACTGTACTCTGATGATCCGACGAAGACTATGAGATTGTCCACCAGCTTTAATGTGAAGAAAGAAACGATTAACAATTGGAGAGATTATCTGAGGCTTCATTGCTATCCTCTCGACAGATATTCAGAAGAATGGCCTTCTAACCCTCCTTCGTTCAA GGAGATCGTGAGCAGGTACTGCACAGAAGTAAGGGAACTAGGGTTAAGATTGGAGGAGGCAATTTCTGAGAGCCTGGGCTTAGGAAAGGAGTGTGTAAAAGAAATACTAGGGGAACAAGGACAACACATGGCCATCAACTTTTATCCAGAATGTCCAGAGCCTGATCTGACTTACGGTTTGCCAGGACATACAGACCCCAATGCTCTCACCATTCTCCTTCAGGATCTCCACGTTTCCGGCCTTCAAGTGCTCAAGGACGGCCACTGGTTAGCCGTCAAACCCCACCCCAATGCATTTGTCATTAATATCGGTGATCAGCTTCAG GCACTGAGCAATGGGAAGTATAAGAGTGTGTTCCACCGAGCAGTTGTAAACTCTAATAAAGCAAGGCTGTCCATAGCTTCGTTCCTCTGTCCGCATGATTGTGCCATGATAAGTGCTCCCAAGAAACTGATTGAAGAGGGATCTCCAGCTATGTACAAGGACTTTACTTACGCAGAGTACTACAAGAAGTTCTGGAGCAGGAACCTTGACAACAAATATTGTTTGGAAAATTTCAAGAACTAG
- the LOC108224236 gene encoding protein TRANSPARENT TESTA GLABRA 1 — protein sequence MDNSTQESHLRSDTLVTYDSPHTLYAMSISSSPTNRIALGSFLEEFTNRVDVVSFDDQTLTLKRNPNLSFDHPYPPTKLMFHPNPLASGKPNDILASSGDYLRLWEIKENSVEPISLLNNSKSSEFCAPLTSFDWNEVEPRRIGTSSIDTTCTIWDVERGVVETQLIAHDKEVHDIAWGEAGVFASVSADGSVRIFDLRDKEHSTIIYESPHPDTPLLRLAWNKQDLRYMATILMDSNKVVILDIRSPTMPVAELERHRGSVNAIGWAPLSCRHICSGGDDGQALIWELPTVAGPSGIDPMSMYTASSEINQLQWSAAKPDWIAIAFANKMQLLKV from the coding sequence ATGGACAACTCAACGCAAGAATCTCACCTCCGATCCGACACGCTGGTCACCTACGACTCTCCCCACACTCTCTACGCCATGTCCATCTCCTCCTCCCCCACCAATCGCATCGCTCTCGGCAGCTTCCTCGAGGAATTCACCAACCGAGTCGACGTCGTTTCGTTCGACGACCAAACCCTAACTCTCAAACGAAACCCTAATCTCTCTTTCGACCACCCCTACCCTCCTACTAAGCTCATGTTTCATCCCAATCCACTCGCCTCCGGGAAGCCCAACGATATTCTCGCGTCTTCCGGCGATTATCTCCGCCTTTGGGAAATTAAAGAGAATTCGGTTGAGCCGATATCGCTGCTTAATAATAGTAAGAGTAGTGAGTTTTGTGCGCCGTTGACCTCGTTTGACTGGAATGAGGTGGAGCCGCGGCGGATTGGGACGTCGAGTATTGATACGACTTGTACGATTTGGGATGTCGAGAGGGGCGTGGTGGAGACGCAGCTGATTGCGCATGATAAGGAGGTTCATGACATTGCTTGGGGTGAGGCTGGGGTGTTTGCCTCGGTGTCGGCGGATGGTTCGGTTAGGATTTTTGATTTGAGGGATAAGGAGCATTCGACAATTATTTATGAGAGTCCGCATCCGGATACTCCGTTGCTTAGGCTGGCGTGGAATAAGCAGGATTTGAGGTATATGGCGACGATTTTGATGGATAGTAATAAGGTTGTGATTTTGGATATTCGGTCGCCTACTATGCCTGTGGCGGAGTTGGAGAGGCATAGGGGGAGTGTGAATGCGATTGGCTGGGCTCCGTTGAGTTGTAGGCATATTTGTTCGGGTGGGGATGATGGACAGGCGCTTATTTGGGAGTTGCCTACGGTGGCTGGGCCTAGTGGTATTGATCCGATGTCAATGTATACTGCTAGCTCGGAGATTAATCAGCTTCAGTGGTCAGCTGCAAAGCCTGATTGGATTGCTATTGCATTTGCCAACAAGATGCAGCTGTTGAAAGTTTAA
- the LOC108226942 gene encoding peroxidase 5-like, with protein MSFRVLETQQLEVGFYKTTCFSAESIVRQEVEKAFFLNRGIAAGLIRLHFHDCFVRGCDGSILIDSTASNVAEKDSPANGISLRGLEVIDRAKARLEATCKGVVSCADILAFAARDATELTRGMGWSVPAGRRDGRVSLAAETVDLPPPTFNVDQATQLFMRKGLSQEEMIILLGAHSVGRSHCTSFSDRLYNFSQTSSQDPSLDPRFARFLKALCPQDRQGNINPNLVVPMNGSPNLQDNSYYADILKHRVVFTSDETLNSNSETLSLVNEYASNNTDWLVNFAQAMVKLSMIGVLTGTAGEIRSNCRVTNS; from the exons ATGAGTTTTCGAGTGTTGGAAACACAGCAGCTTGAAGTAGGATTTTACAAGACTACATGCTTTAGTGCTGAATCTATTGTTAGACAGGAGGTCGAAAAGGCCTTCTTTTTAAACAGGGGTATTGCCGCTGGTCTCATCAGACTGCATTTCCATGATTGCTTTGTCAGG GGTTGTGATGGATCAATCCTTATAGATTCTACGGCAAGTAATGTGGCGGAGAAGGATAGTCCAGCCAATGGCATCTCTCTTCGAGGCCTTGAAGTCATCGACAGGGCCAAGGCCAGACTTGAAGCTACATGTAAAGGCGTAGTGTCTTGTGCTGAtatccttgcatttgctgcaagAGATGCTACTGAACTT ACTAGAGGAATGGGATGGTCTGTACCAGCAGGGAGGCGAGATGGCAGAGTTTCTCTTGCTGCCGAGACAGTTGACTTACCTCCACCAACATTTAACGTAGATCAAGCTACTCAATTATTCATGAGGAAGGGACTATCACAGGAAGAAATGATCATACTACTAG GAGCACATTCAGTTGGACGCTCACATTGCACATCATTCAGTGACAGGTTATACAATTTCAGCCAAACATCAAGTCAAGATCCTAGCCTAGATCCCCGTTTTGCAAGGTTTCTTAAGGCACTGTGTCCTCAAGACAGACAGGGAAACATTAATCCAAATTTGGTGGTTCCGATGAACGGAAGCCCAAATCTTCAAGACAACAGCTACTATGCAGATATACTAAAGCATCGTGTGGTTTTCACCTCAGATGAAACTCTCAATAGCAACTCAGAAACTCTGTCATTAGTGAATGAGTATGCATCAAACAATACGGATTGGCTAGTTAATTTTGCACAAGCAATGGTGAAACTGAGTATGATAGGGGTTCTTACTGGTACCGCAGGTGAGATAAGATCAAACTGTAGGGTAACTAATTCATAG